GGCGCAGCGTCACCAGCCCCTGCTGGGCCGTGGCCAGCGCGCGCTGCGCATCCAGCAGCTCCAGCTGGCTGCTGCCGCCCAGGCGATAGCTGCTCTCCGCCATCCGCAGCGATTCCCGCGCGGCCTCTACCTGCGCCTGCTGCGCGTCGAGCCGTTCGGCCAGGCGGTCGCGCACGGCCAGCGCATCTGCCACTTCGCGGAAGGCCGATTGCAGCGTGGACTCATAGTTGGCCAGCACCTCGCGACGCGTCGCCTCGCTGACCTCCACCTGCGCGCGGCGTGCGCCGCCGTCAAACAGCGGCAGGTCGATCTGGGGCACCAGGCTCCAGACGCCGCTGCCGCTCTTGAACAGACCGTCCAAATCCGGACTGCGGGTGCCGGCGCTGGCCGTCAGGGACAGGCGCGGGAACCGCGCCGCACGAGCGGCGCCGACGTCGAAGGCCGCCGCCTGCAGCCGCTGCTCGGCCGCACGCAGATCGGGCCGCTGCAGCAGCACATCCGCCGGCAAGCCCGCCGGGATCGCCGGCAGTGCGGTGACGTCCTGGGTGTCCTGCGCGCTGGGCAACCAGTCCTCGGGCACCGGTTGGCCGGTCAGCAGTTCCAACTGCAGCCGCGCCTGGGCCACCGCACTGGCGCTGCGGGCTGCATCGCCCCGGGCGGCTTCGAACGCGGTACGCGCCCGGGCTCGCTCCAGACCGGAGGCCGCGCCCAGCTGATACTGCCGCTCCGCCAGCGACAAGGTGCGCTGCTGGCTCTCCAGCAACGACTGCGACAGCGTCAAGCGCTGCCGCTCCGCCGCCAGCGACAGCCAGGCATTGGCCACTTCGGCCACCAGGCTCAGCCGCGCACTGCGCTGGGTTTCCTGCTCGGCGAGGAAGCGCGCAAGCGCCGCGCCTTCCAGGCTGCCCAGCCGGTTGAACAGATCGATCTCATAGCTGGCCAGCCCGAGGTTGACGCCGTAGGTCGTCGTCGCGCCCTCGCCGTTGATCGTGCGCTGGCGGGTGGCGGAGGCGCCCACGCTCAGCTCCGGCAGCCGATCCGCCGCCGCAATCCGGTATTGCGCCCGCACCCGCTCAACCGCTGCCGCGCTCGCCTGCAGGCTGCGGTTCTGGCTCAGGGCCATGGCGACCACTTGATCCAGCCGCCCGTCGGCAAAGAAGCCGCGCCATTCATGTGCGGCGGCCGTTCCGGCGTTGGTGCCTGCAGGTGCAGGTGCAGGTGCAGGCAAAGGTGAAGGTGCAGATGCGGAAGGCGCCGAAGCCGCGCCCGTCACCGTGGCCGATGCCGCCGATGCCGCCGGCGCCAGGTCGCCCACACGGAAGTCCTGCCGAAGCGGCGGACGAGGCGTCTCAGTGGCCGGCACCAGACTGCCGCAAGCCGACAACAGCGCCGCCCCCAGCAGGGTGGTGGCTGCAGCCAGACGCGCTCGCATCGCAGGGGGAGCGATCGTGGGCGTCGCGCGACGCGTCGCCCCATTCACCGTGCCATTCACCGTGCCATTCACCGTGTCATTCAAGGTGCAATTCAACCTGCCATACAACCTGCCATCGCGGTCGGGCAGCGCTTCCGGCGCCACGCTCGTGCGCAAAGCCGAGGAGGCCATGCACGTCTCCTTCTTCATGCGATCGACGCTCATGCCTGCACCTCCGCCTTCGCTTCCGGTGCCGGGTCTTGCGGCGGTTTCGCTTGGCGGGTGAAGCGCTGCTTGACCCACAGATAGAACAGCGGCACGAAGAAGATGCCCAGCAGCGTGGCGCTGGCCATGCCGCCCAGCACGCCCACGCCGATGGCGCGCTGCGACCCCGAGCCCGCGCCGCTGGCAAACGCCAGGGGCAGCACGCCCATCATGAAGGCCAGCGAGGTCATCAGGATCGGCCGCAAGCGCTGCCGGCTGGCCTTGAGTGTGGCCTCCAGCAGACTCAGGCCCTGCCCTCGCAAGGTCTCGGCAAATTCCACGATCAGGATCGCGTTCTTCGCTGACAGGCCCACCGTGGTCAGCAGGCCGACCTGGAAGAACACGTCGTTCATCTGCCCGCCCAGGTGGCTGGCCGCCAGCGCACCGATGATGCCCAGCGGCACCACCAGCATCACGCTGAACGGCACCGACCAGCTCTCATACAAGGCTGCCAGACACAGGAAGATGAACAGCACCGACACCGCATACAGCAGCGGCGCCTGATCGCCGGAGAGCCGCTCCTGATAGCTGCGGCCCGACCATTCGAAGCCAATGCCCTTGGGCATGTCGCGCAGGATCTCCTCCATGGCCGCCATCGCCGCGCCGGAGCTCACGCCCGGCGCCACATCGGCCTGGATTTCATAGGCGGCGCTGCCGTTGTAGCGCACCAGCTGACGCGGCCCGTTCATCCAGGTCGCCTTGGCAAAGGCGTTGAACGACACCATCTCGCCACTGGCATTGCGCACATACCAGTAGCGCAAGGCATCCGGATCCGCCCGGTAGGCGCCCTCGCCCTGCACCAGCACCCGCTTGACGCGGCCGCGATCGATGAAGTCGTTCACATAGCTGCTGCCCAGCGCGATCGACAGGGTGTCGTTGATCGTGGTGGTCGAGACGCCCAGCGTGCCGGCCTTGTGATCGTCGATGTCGATCTGCAGTTGCGGCGTTTCGGTCAGGCTGTTGGTGCGGGCGCGGCTGAGTTCGGGATGCCGGTTCGCTGCATCGATCAGCTGATCACGCGCGGCAATCAGCGCTTCCGAACCCACGCCGCCCAGATCCTGCAGGAACAACTGGATGCCGGCGCTGCCGCCCAGGCCGCGCACCGTCGGCGGCTGCACCACATAGACATTGGCATCACGCACCCGCTTGCCCAGCTCGCGGCTGAAGCGCTCGGCCAGCGCGCCGGCGCCCTGGTTCTTCGAGGGCCGGTCCTTCCAGTCGCTCAGGCGGATGAAGCCCTGGCCGGAGCCCTGGTCGCCGTTGGCGCCGCGCACCAGGTTGTAGAAACGCACTTCCTTTTGCTCGGCCAGATAGCCTTCGATGCTCTGGGCCACCGCCTCCATGCGTTCGGCGGTCGCGCCCGGGGCCATGCGGACCTGGATCTGCAGGCTGCCCTGATCCTCATCGGGCAGGAAGGAGGTCGGCAGCGTGCGGTAGAGCAAGGCCAGGCCGACGATCAGCAGCAGATACACCACGAAGCTGCGGATGCCGCGCGCCGTGAGCCAGCGCACCCGGCCCTCGTAGCGGGTGGTGAAGCGCTCGAACTGGCGATTGAAGCCGCCGAAGAACCAGTCCAGCTGCTTGCCGAACGGCCCGCCGTGGGCCGCATGCTCGCCTTGATGCACCGGCTTGAGCAGCGTGGCGCACAGCGCCGGGGACAGGCTCATCGCCACCAGCACCGACAGCACCATGGCGCTGACCACGGTGATCGAGAACTGCCGGTAGATGATGCCGGTGGAGCCGCCGAAGAAGGCCATCGGGATGAACACCGCCGACAGCACCACCGCAATGCCGACCAGCGCACCGCTGATCTCCTTCATGCTGGCCCGGGTGGCATCGCGCGGGCTCATGCCTTCCTCGCGCATCAGCCGCTCGACGTTCTCCACCACGACGATCGCATCGTCCACCAACAGGCCGATGGCCAGCACCAGGCCGAACATCGTCAGCGAATTGATCGAATAACCGGCCACCGCCAGCACACCGAAGGTGCCCAGCAACACCACCGGCACGGCGATGGCGGGCACCAGCGTGGCGCGCAGGTTCTGCATGAACAGGTACATGATGGCCACCACCAGCACCATCGCCTCGATCAGGGTGTGCACCACGCCTTCGATCGAGACGCTGATGAAAGGCGTCGTGTCGTAGGTGATGGTGATCTTCATGCCGGCCGGGAAGAACGGCTCCAGCTCGGCGAACTTGGCCTTGACCAGCTCGGCCGTCTTGAGCGCATTCGCGCCGCTGGCCGGCACAATGGCCATGCCCGCGGCGGTCACACCGCTGCTGCGGACATTGGTGGTGTAGCTGTCGCGGCCCAGCTCGACCCGGGCGACGTCCTTGAGTCGCAGCGCAGAACCATCCGGCTGCACCCGCAGCACGATGTTGCGGAACTGCTCGGGCGTCTGCAGCTTGGCGCGGGCAGTGATGATGGCGGTGAGCCGCTGGCCTTCCGGCGACGGCTGCGCGCCGAGCTGGCCGGCGGACACCTCGGTGTTCTGCGCTTGCAGCGCACTGCGGATATCGCCGGGCACCAGCGCATAACGCTGCAGCTTGGCCGGATCCAGCCAGATGCGCATCGCATAGCCGGAGCCGAAGACGTTGATGTCGCCCACCCCTTCAATGCGGCTGATGATGTCCTGCAGCGTGCTGGACAGGTAGTCGCCCAGGTCGGCCGAGGTCACGGCCGGGTCGTCGCTGGTCAGCATCACCACCATCAGCGGTTCGGAGCCCGCCTTGGTCACCCGCACGCCCTGGGCCTGCACCGCTTGCGGCAGCCGGGACAGCGATTGCGACACCTTGTTCTGGACCTGCATCTGCGCCAGGTCCGGATTGGTGCCGGCCACGAAGCTCAGCTGGGTGCTGGCGCCGCCGGAGGCATTGCTGGAGGACTCGATCGAGAACAGCCCGTCGATGCCCTTGAGGTTCTGCTCGATCACCTGGGTGACCGAGTCCTCGATCGCCTTGGCCGAGGCGCCGGGATAGCTGGTGTTGATCGAAATTCGTGTCGGCGCGATGTCCGGATAGCGCTCCAACGGCAGCACCAGCACCGCCGCGGCGCCAGCCAGCATGATGACGATGGCGATGACCCAGGCGAAGATGGGCCGGTCAATGAAAAACGAGGCCATCAGCGGCTCCCGCCCGTGCCGGACGTCGGCGCTGCACTGGCCGGCGCACTGGCCGACGCGTCCGTGGTCGTGGCCGATGCCGCCGGGTTGCCCGCCCCTGCTGCGCCGGCCCCCGCCTTCTTGCCCTTGGCGGCGCCGGCCGGCACCGGCGTCACCACCTGGTTGGCGCGCACCCGCTGCAGGCCTTCGACGATCAGCTTGTCGCCCACCTTCAGGCCGCTGGCCACCAGCCATTGGTTGCCAAGCGCCCGCTTGAGCACCAGCCGGCGGGTTTCCGCCTTGTTGCCTTCACCCACCACCAGCGCGGTCGCGTCCCCGGTCGGCGACCGGCTCACGCCCTGCTGCGGGACCAGGATGGCATCGCTGTCGACACCGGCCAGCAGCCGGGCCCGGACCACCATGCCGGGCAGCAGCGCGCCGGCGGGATTGGGCACCGTGGCGCGCAGCGTCACCGCGCCGGTGCCGCGGTCCACCGTCACGCCGCTGACCTGCAGCATGCCGGCTTGCGGATGCTCGCTGCCGTCTTCCAGCAGCAGGCGGATCTGGCGACTGCCGGTGCCGCCGTCGAGCTGGCGGCGCAGCTGCAGCATTTCGGCGCTGCTCTGGACGATGTCCACATGCATCGGGTCGAGTTGCTGCACCGTCGTCAGCACCTGGGTCTGGTTGGCGGTCACCAAGGCGCCGGCAGTCACGGTGGATACCTCGATGCGTCCGGTGATCGGCGCGGTGATGCGGGTGCGGTCCAGTTGGACGCGGGCCGCATCCAGTGCGGCGCGGGCCACGGCCACATCGGCCTGCGCCTGGCGCAGCGCGCTGGCGCTGTCGTCGGCGCTCTGGCGGCTCAGGGCATCGGCCTTCAGCAGTTCGGCATCCCGTTCGGCACGGGTGCGGGCCACGCCGGCCTGGGCCTCGGCCTTTTGCAGGGCGGCGGCGGTGCGCGCCCGTTCCGCCTCGTAGCTGGCAGCGTCCAGCTGATAGAGCGGCTGGCCGGCCCGCACCACCGAGCCTTCGGTGAACAGCCGTTTGAGCACGATCCCGCTGACCTGGGGCCGGATCTCGGCCACCTGGCTGGCGGACAACCGGCCCGGCAGCTCCAGGGACAGCGGCGCATCCTGGGCGCTGACGATCACCACCCCGACTTCCGGCGGCGCGCCCTTGCCGGCCTGCGGATCGGGTTTGCGGTCGGAACAGGCGGTCAGCAGCACGGCGGCGAGCGGCAGGACGGTCCAGAGCGAGGTCCGGACGGCGGCGCGGGGTGTGAGAATCTTCAGCATGGCCGCGCATCCTGACCTGCGAATGTGGAGAGAGCTTGAAGGTCTCTCCTCCGTGCCGGGTTTCACTTGATCCCGGCCGCGCCGGGCGGTCATGATGCGCCGCCGTCCCCCACGCCGATGAAGCTCCAGTTCAATCTCACCGCCCGGCTGTTCGCCGCCGTCTTCAGCACCGCCATGGCGGTCGCGCTGGCCATGGGCGTGTTCTCGCACATCAATCTGAGCCGGGACTTCATCGGTTATCTCAACGAGCAGGCCGTCAGCCGGCTGGAGCTGGCCCGCACCAGCGTGACCGCCGGCTACCGGGAAAACGGCAAAAGCTGGGACTTTCTGCGCGAAAAGCCCGAGCTGTGGGGCCGGCTGCTGCGCCCGCTGGTGCCGGAAGCCGAGCTGGGCGCGGTCAAGCGCAGCCCGGCGGACCTGACCGGAGCGACACGCCGCTTCACCCTCTTCGACGAGAACCGGGAGCGGATCGCCGGCTATGCGGGCCCGTCGGAACGGGCGGTGGAGCGTCCCATCATCGTCGACGGGCTGACGGTCGGCTGGCTGGCGCTGACGCCGATCGAGTCGGTCAGTCCCGGCGCCGAAAAGCATTTTTATGACGCGCAACTGCGCTCGGCCTGGATCGTCGGCGCCGCGGCGGTGTTGCTGGCCGGCGGTGTGGCCTTCTGGGCCACGCGCCGGCTGCTGCGCCCGGTGCGACGCGTGGCCGCGGCCACCCACCGGCTGGCGGCAGGCGATTTCGAGGTCCGCGTGCCGGAGGCCGGCGGCGACGACGACATCGCCCGGCTGGCCCACGACTTCAACCAGCTGGCGCTCACGCTGCAACGCAACGAGGCGATGCGGCGGGAGTTCATGGCCGATGTCTCGCATGAGCTGCGCACGCCGCTGGGCGTGCTCAACGGCGAGCTGGAAGCGCTGGAGGACGGCTTGCGCCGGCTGGATGCGCAGGCGCTGCGCTCGCTGCGCGGCGAGGTCGGCATCCTGCACAAGCTGGTGGACGATCTGCATGAACTGTCGCTGGCGGATGTGGGCGCCCTGGCCTACCGCAAGGCGCCGGTGGACCTGCGCGAGCTGATCGGCATCACCGCGGCCGCCTTCGGCGAGCGGCTCCACAGCAGCGGCCTGCGGCTGCGGCTGGACCTCCCGGACGAGGCGCTGACGGTCTTTGGCGATGAACGCCGGCTGCGTCAGCTGCTGGGCAACCTGATCGAGAACAGCTGCCGCTACACCGAGGCCGGCGGCGAACTGCAGATCAGCGCGCGCCGCCAGGGACGACATGCGGTGGTGAATGTGCAGGACACCGCGCCCGGTGTGGACGGCGAGCACCTGCCCCGGCTGTTTGAACGGTTCTATCGGGTCGAGCCCTCCCGCAGCCGGCGCAGTGGCGGGTCCGGCCTGGGCCTGTCGATCTGCCAGCGCATTGCCGAGGCGCACGAAGGACGCATCGAGGCGCTGCACTCGCCGCTGGGCGGGCTGTGGCTGCGGCTGGCGTTGCCGATCCATGACTGACATGTCGCCATCGCCTTCGCCATCGCCGTCGCCGTCGCCTTCGGCATCATCCTCCACGGGGCTGCCGGCGCGCCTGCCGATGGAGCCCGGGCCGGCGCGGGTGCTGGTGGTCGAGGACGAGCCCAAGCTCGCCGCCCTGCTGGCCGACTACCTGCGCGCCGCCGGCCATGAGCCCGAATGGGTGGCCGATGGCCGTGAGGTGCTGCCGGCCTTCGCCGCACGCCAGCACGACCTCATCCTGCTGGACCTGATGCTGCCCGGCGTCGATGGGCTCACGCTGTGCCGCGAGCTGCGGGCGCTGAGCGCGGTGCCCATCCTCATGCTCACCGCTCGCGCCGAAGAGTCGGACCGGCTGGCCGGCCTGGAGCTCGGCGCGGACGACTAC
The Roseateles amylovorans genome window above contains:
- a CDS encoding efflux RND transporter permease subunit, which translates into the protein MASFFIDRPIFAWVIAIVIMLAGAAAVLVLPLERYPDIAPTRISINTSYPGASAKAIEDSVTQVIEQNLKGIDGLFSIESSSNASGGASTQLSFVAGTNPDLAQMQVQNKVSQSLSRLPQAVQAQGVRVTKAGSEPLMVVMLTSDDPAVTSADLGDYLSSTLQDIISRIEGVGDINVFGSGYAMRIWLDPAKLQRYALVPGDIRSALQAQNTEVSAGQLGAQPSPEGQRLTAIITARAKLQTPEQFRNIVLRVQPDGSALRLKDVARVELGRDSYTTNVRSSGVTAAGMAIVPASGANALKTAELVKAKFAELEPFFPAGMKITITYDTTPFISVSIEGVVHTLIEAMVLVVAIMYLFMQNLRATLVPAIAVPVVLLGTFGVLAVAGYSINSLTMFGLVLAIGLLVDDAIVVVENVERLMREEGMSPRDATRASMKEISGALVGIAVVLSAVFIPMAFFGGSTGIIYRQFSITVVSAMVLSVLVAMSLSPALCATLLKPVHQGEHAAHGGPFGKQLDWFFGGFNRQFERFTTRYEGRVRWLTARGIRSFVVYLLLIVGLALLYRTLPTSFLPDEDQGSLQIQVRMAPGATAERMEAVAQSIEGYLAEQKEVRFYNLVRGANGDQGSGQGFIRLSDWKDRPSKNQGAGALAERFSRELGKRVRDANVYVVQPPTVRGLGGSAGIQLFLQDLGGVGSEALIAARDQLIDAANRHPELSRARTNSLTETPQLQIDIDDHKAGTLGVSTTTINDTLSIALGSSYVNDFIDRGRVKRVLVQGEGAYRADPDALRYWYVRNASGEMVSFNAFAKATWMNGPRQLVRYNGSAAYEIQADVAPGVSSGAAMAAMEEILRDMPKGIGFEWSGRSYQERLSGDQAPLLYAVSVLFIFLCLAALYESWSVPFSVMLVVPLGIIGALAASHLGGQMNDVFFQVGLLTTVGLSAKNAILIVEFAETLRGQGLSLLEATLKASRQRLRPILMTSLAFMMGVLPLAFASGAGSGSQRAIGVGVLGGMASATLLGIFFVPLFYLWVKQRFTRQAKPPQDPAPEAKAEVQA
- a CDS encoding efflux transporter outer membrane subunit, whose product is MASSALRTSVAPEALPDRDGRLYGRLNCTLNDTVNGTVNGTVNGATRRATPTIAPPAMRARLAAATTLLGAALLSACGSLVPATETPRPPLRQDFRVGDLAPAASAASATVTGAASAPSASAPSPLPAPAPAPAGTNAGTAAAHEWRGFFADGRLDQVVAMALSQNRSLQASAAAVERVRAQYRIAAADRLPELSVGASATRQRTINGEGATTTYGVNLGLASYEIDLFNRLGSLEGAALARFLAEQETQRSARLSLVAEVANAWLSLAAERQRLTLSQSLLESQQRTLSLAERQYQLGAASGLERARARTAFEAARGDAARSASAVAQARLQLELLTGQPVPEDWLPSAQDTQDVTALPAIPAGLPADVLLQRPDLRAAEQRLQAAAFDVGAARAARFPRLSLTASAGTRSPDLDGLFKSGSGVWSLVPQIDLPLFDGGARRAQVEVSEATRREVLANYESTLQSAFREVADALAVRDRLAERLDAQQAQVEAARESLRMAESSYRLGGSSQLELLDAQRALATAQQGLVTLRQTEQANRVALLRALGGRWAAQGAAPER
- a CDS encoding efflux RND transporter periplasmic adaptor subunit, with the translated sequence MLKILTPRAAVRTSLWTVLPLAAVLLTACSDRKPDPQAGKGAPPEVGVVIVSAQDAPLSLELPGRLSASQVAEIRPQVSGIVLKRLFTEGSVVRAGQPLYQLDAASYEAERARTAAALQKAEAQAGVARTRAERDAELLKADALSRQSADDSASALRQAQADVAVARAALDAARVQLDRTRITAPITGRIEVSTVTAGALVTANQTQVLTTVQQLDPMHVDIVQSSAEMLQLRRQLDGGTGSRQIRLLLEDGSEHPQAGMLQVSGVTVDRGTGAVTLRATVPNPAGALLPGMVVRARLLAGVDSDAILVPQQGVSRSPTGDATALVVGEGNKAETRRLVLKRALGNQWLVASGLKVGDKLIVEGLQRVRANQVVTPVPAGAAKGKKAGAGAAGAGNPAASATTTDASASAPASAAPTSGTGGSR
- a CDS encoding ATP-binding protein, whose translation is MKLQFNLTARLFAAVFSTAMAVALAMGVFSHINLSRDFIGYLNEQAVSRLELARTSVTAGYRENGKSWDFLREKPELWGRLLRPLVPEAELGAVKRSPADLTGATRRFTLFDENRERIAGYAGPSERAVERPIIVDGLTVGWLALTPIESVSPGAEKHFYDAQLRSAWIVGAAAVLLAGGVAFWATRRLLRPVRRVAAATHRLAAGDFEVRVPEAGGDDDIARLAHDFNQLALTLQRNEAMRREFMADVSHELRTPLGVLNGELEALEDGLRRLDAQALRSLRGEVGILHKLVDDLHELSLADVGALAYRKAPVDLRELIGITAAAFGERLHSSGLRLRLDLPDEALTVFGDERRLRQLLGNLIENSCRYTEAGGELQISARRQGRHAVVNVQDTAPGVDGEHLPRLFERFYRVEPSRSRRSGGSGLGLSICQRIAEAHEGRIEALHSPLGGLWLRLALPIHD